A genome region from Meriones unguiculatus strain TT.TT164.6M chromosome 2, Bangor_MerUng_6.1, whole genome shotgun sequence includes the following:
- the Nhlrc3 gene encoding NHL repeat-containing protein 3 isoform X2, which yields MRKVWVCVGGAVFFLSCLVLHSRFCGSLVSRTFSFDISWREKDPLFRLDLDWPKNSEYFSGATFCVAVDSLNGLVYVAQRGDNIPKVLVFTEDGYFLRAWNHTVDTPHGSYGHTVKKYNSLGDLVQVLGTPGKKGTGLNPLQFDNPAELHVADTGEIYIVDGDGGLNNRLVKLSQDFMILWLRGENGTEPAKFNIPHSVTLDTVGRVWVADRGNKRLQVFDKDTGEWLGAWDSCFTEEGPSAVRFTPDGKYLIVAQLNLSRLSVLAAPPPGSVGDCSVISTIQLADEVLPHLLEVDRKTGAVYVAEIGAKQVQKFVPWHSRTPAFGA from the exons ATGCGGAAAGTCTGGGTCTGCGTGGGAGGCGCcgtcttctttctttcctgtctggTGTTGCATTCGCGCTTCTGTGGCTCTCTG GTTTCAAGGACATTTTCTTTTGACATTTCTTGGAGAGAGAAAGACCCTCTTTTCCGGCTGGATTTGGATTGGCCCAAGAATTCAGAATACTTCTCTGGTGCTACATTTTGTGTTGCAGTCGACTCCCTGAACGGGTTAGTTTACGTAGCTCAA AGAGGGGACAACATCCCCAAGGTGTTAGTGTTCACAGAGGATGGATATTTCCTTCGAGCCTGGAATCACACAGTTGACACGCCCCACG GATCTTATGGTCACACcgttaaaaaatataattccctgGGTGATCTTGTTCAAGTCTTGGGTACCCCAGGCAAGAAGGGCACTGGCTTGAACCCGCTGCAGTTTGACAACCCTGCAGAACTGCACGTAGCTGACACAGGAGAGATTTACATTGTGGACGGAGATGGGGGATTGAATAACAGATTGGTCAAACTGTCCCAAG ATTTCATGATCCTCTGGCTTCGTGGAGAGAATGGAACAGAACCTGCCAAGTTCAACATACCTCACAGTGTTACACTTGACACAGTCGGTCGG GTGTGGGTTGCTGATCGAGGGAATAAAAGACTCCAAGTATTTGATAAGGACACTGGAGAGTGGCTTGGAGCCTGGGACAGCTGCTTCACGGAGGAGGGGCCCTCTGCTGTGAG GTTCACCCCGGATGGGAAGTACTTGATTGTGGCCCAGCTGAACCTCAGCAGGCTGTCAGTTTTGGCGGCCCCTCCACCCGGAAGTGTCGGAGACTGCTCTGTGATCAGCACCATCCAGCTGGCAGATGAGGTTCTACCACACCTTTTAGAAGTCGACAGGAAGACGGGAGCAGTCTATGTAGCAGAAATCGGGGCGAAACAAGTACAAAAATTTGTCCCATGGCACAGCCGCACCCCTGCCTTTGGCGCATAG
- the Nhlrc3 gene encoding NHL repeat-containing protein 3 isoform X1, protein MRKVWVCVGGAVFFLSCLVLHSRFCGSLVSRTFSFDISWREKDPLFRLDLDWPKNSEYFSGATFCVAVDSLNGLVYVAQRGDNIPKVLVFTEDGYFLRAWNHTVDTPHGMSVSSTPYEQSVWITDVGSGSYGHTVKKYNSLGDLVQVLGTPGKKGTGLNPLQFDNPAELHVADTGEIYIVDGDGGLNNRLVKLSQDFMILWLRGENGTEPAKFNIPHSVTLDTVGRVWVADRGNKRLQVFDKDTGEWLGAWDSCFTEEGPSAVRFTPDGKYLIVAQLNLSRLSVLAAPPPGSVGDCSVISTIQLADEVLPHLLEVDRKTGAVYVAEIGAKQVQKFVPWHSRTPAFGA, encoded by the exons ATGCGGAAAGTCTGGGTCTGCGTGGGAGGCGCcgtcttctttctttcctgtctggTGTTGCATTCGCGCTTCTGTGGCTCTCTG GTTTCAAGGACATTTTCTTTTGACATTTCTTGGAGAGAGAAAGACCCTCTTTTCCGGCTGGATTTGGATTGGCCCAAGAATTCAGAATACTTCTCTGGTGCTACATTTTGTGTTGCAGTCGACTCCCTGAACGGGTTAGTTTACGTAGCTCAA AGAGGGGACAACATCCCCAAGGTGTTAGTGTTCACAGAGGATGGATATTTCCTTCGAGCCTGGAATCACACAGTTGACACGCCCCACGGTATGTCTGTCTCCAGCACACCTTACGAACAGTCAGTCTGGATCACGGACGTAGGAAGTG GATCTTATGGTCACACcgttaaaaaatataattccctgGGTGATCTTGTTCAAGTCTTGGGTACCCCAGGCAAGAAGGGCACTGGCTTGAACCCGCTGCAGTTTGACAACCCTGCAGAACTGCACGTAGCTGACACAGGAGAGATTTACATTGTGGACGGAGATGGGGGATTGAATAACAGATTGGTCAAACTGTCCCAAG ATTTCATGATCCTCTGGCTTCGTGGAGAGAATGGAACAGAACCTGCCAAGTTCAACATACCTCACAGTGTTACACTTGACACAGTCGGTCGG GTGTGGGTTGCTGATCGAGGGAATAAAAGACTCCAAGTATTTGATAAGGACACTGGAGAGTGGCTTGGAGCCTGGGACAGCTGCTTCACGGAGGAGGGGCCCTCTGCTGTGAG GTTCACCCCGGATGGGAAGTACTTGATTGTGGCCCAGCTGAACCTCAGCAGGCTGTCAGTTTTGGCGGCCCCTCCACCCGGAAGTGTCGGAGACTGCTCTGTGATCAGCACCATCCAGCTGGCAGATGAGGTTCTACCACACCTTTTAGAAGTCGACAGGAAGACGGGAGCAGTCTATGTAGCAGAAATCGGGGCGAAACAAGTACAAAAATTTGTCCCATGGCACAGCCGCACCCCTGCCTTTGGCGCATAG
- the Proser1 gene encoding proline and serine-rich protein 1 produces the protein MDKKSFETVLDEIRKAVLTEYKLKAIEYVHGYFSSEQVVDLLRYFSWAEPQLKAMKALQHKMVAVHPAEVVSILSCFTFSKDKLAALELLASNIVDAQNSRPIEDLFRINMSEKKRCKRVLEQASKAGCKAPHAMISSCGTIPGNPYPKGKPSRINGIFPGTPLKKDGEESTNEGKGIAARILGPSKPPPSTYNPHKPVPYPIPPCRPHATIAPSAYNNAGLVPLANVIAPGVPPPPPYTPNPVGTDNEDLSSQSKPTQSQTFSTPASQLFSPHGSNPSTPAATPVPAVSPAKAVNHPSASAAATGAGMSAPNTALSVFPMPQPSTPNLAVIRTPSVPATPVTSTHSAIPAPVPSIFSGLVPLPGPSATPSPAPQASATPRLTLASTDTFASTCAPFTSHALASSTAGSASHPSTASLSSVFAGLPLPFPPASHGMATPAPSVISSAAGPHSVNSPLLSALKGFLTSNDTHLLNSSALPSAVTSGLASLSSLPGRNSDSPASAATKCYPPASVPTAQRSSTPGLAMFPGLQSPAASATSATPTLPAPSPLAPPASTAVPVSCGSSGSLLHGPHAGGTSSAPAATPMPVMIKSEPASPPPSAFKGPAHPGTPARGALGLSGALGRGYPVTSVPISVSTCLNSALSGLSSLSTPLAGSMPLAPHASSTPIAPVFTALPPFTSLTNSFPLPGGPSLSPAVSLAGPATTTSAAAHPSPATMRTVLPTSNASPAAFPLNLSTAVPSLFAVTQGPLPASNPSYPGFPVSSAPSGAPALPSFPGLQAPSTVAVAPLPVAASAPSPAPVLPGFASAFSSNFNSALVAQAGLSSGLQAAGSSVFPGLLSLPGIPGFSQTPSQSSLQELQHSTAAQSALLQQVHSASALESYPAQPDGFPSYPSTPGTPFSLQPGLSQSGWQ, from the exons ATGGACAAAAAGTCCTTTGAAACGGTTCTGGATGAAATTCGAAAG GCTGTTTTGACAGAATATAAATTAAAAGCAATTGAATATGTTCATGGGTACTTCTCCAGTGAACAG GTGGTTGACCTCCTAAGGTACTTCTCCTGGGCAGAACCACAGCTGAAGGCCATGAAAGCACTACAGCAT AAAATGGTGGCCGTCCACCCAGCGGAGGTGGTCAGCATCCTCAGCTGTTTTACCTTCAGTAAAGACAagctggctgccctggagctgtTGGCCTC AAACATCGTGGATGCACAGAACTCTCGTCCCATAGAAGATTTATTCAGGATCAACATGTCTGAGAAGAAACGGTGCAAGAGAGTCCTGGAGCAG GCTTCCAAAGCAGGCTGCAAAGCCCCTCACGCCATGATATCTTCATGCGGAACCATCCCAGGAAACCCCTATCCCAAAGGAAAACCCAGCCGCATAAATGGAATTTTTCCT ggAACTCCTCTAAAGAAGGATGGTGAAGAAAGTACTAATGAAGGCAAAGGAATAGCAGCGCGGATTCTTGGACCATCCAAACCA CCTCCCTCAACGTACAATCCACACAAACCCGTCCCCTACCCAATACCTCCCTGCCGGCCACACGCAACTATTGCACCAA GTGCTTATAACAATGCGGGTCTGGTACCACTAGCCAATGTGATAGCTCCAGGTGTCCCTCCCCCACCGCCATACACTCCAAATCCAGTAGGAACAG acAATGAAGACCTCTCCAGCCAGTCAAAACCTACACAGAGTCAGA CGTTTTCCACCCCAGCAAGTCAACTCTTCTCTCCGCATGGTTCTAATCCTTCAACTCCTGCTGCAACTCCCGTGCCTGCCGTGTCCCCAGCCAAGGCAGTGAACCATCCATCGGCGTCAGCAGCTGCCACTGGGGCCGGAATGAGTGCTCCCAACACTGCGCTGTCCGTGTTCCCAATGCCGCAGCCATCCACACCCAACCTGGCTGTAATCCGGACTCCCTCGGTGCCGGCAACGCCTGTCACTTCCACCCACAGCGCCATACCCGCGCCTGTCCCTTCCATTTTTTCTGGCCTAGTGCCACTGCCAGGGCCATCCGCCACGCCCAGCCCAGCCCCTCAGGCCAGCGCCACACCAAGGCTCACTCTGGCTTCCACTGACACGTTTGCTTCCACTTGTGCCCCATTCACCAGCCACGCGTTGGCCAGCTCGACTGCTGGGTCAGCCAGCCACCCGAGCACAGCTTCCCTGTCGTCGGTCTTCGCGGGTCTGCCTCTGCCCTTCCCGCCGGCATCCCACGGCATGGCCACCCCCGCTCCCTCCGTCATTTCCAGTGCCGCGGGCCCACACAGCGTCAACAGCCCCCTTCTGTCTGCCCTAAAAGGCTTTCTCACGTCAAATGACACCCACCTACTGAATTCCTCTGCCTTGCCGTCTGCGGTCACTAGTGGGCTGGCTTCATTATCCTCCCTTCCCGGCCGAAACtcggattctcctgcctcagccgctACCAAGTGCTATCCCCCTGCGTCCGTCCCCACTGCACAGAGGTCTTCCACCCCGGGGCTGGCCATGTTCCCAGGCCTGCAGTCCCCTGCGGCCAGCGCTACCTCGGCCACCCCCACGCTGCCTGCCCCGTCCCCGTTAGCTCCCCCCGCCTCCACGGCAGTGCCGGTCAGCTGTGGCTCCTCAGGCTCGCTTCTGCACGGGCCCCACGCAGGTGGCACCTCGTCTGCCCCTGCTGCGACACCCATGCCCGTTATGATCAAAAGTGAGCCCGCGAGCCCCCCGCCCTCGGCCTTCAAAGGCCCAGCTCATCCCGGGACTCCTGCTCGCGGTGCCTTGGGCCTGTCGGGGGCCCTGGGCCGTGGGTACCCCGTGACCTCAGTGCCCATCAGTGTGTCCACTTGCCTTAACTCTGCGCTGTCGGGGCTCTCCAGCCTCAGTACCCCCTTGGCCGGTTCCATGCCCCTTGCACCACACGCGTCCTCCACACCCATCGCCCCCGTGTTCACTGCCCTTCCTCCCTTCACTTCGCTGACCAACAGTTTCCCTCTCCCGGGTGGTCCCTCCCTCAGTCCCGCTGTGTCCCTCGCGGGGCCAGCAACCACCACATCTGCAGCCGCACACCCCAGCCCCGCGACCATGCGCACGGTGCTGCCCACCTCCAATGCCTCGCCCGCGGCCTTCCCACTCAACCTGTCCACTGCTGTGCCCTCGCTCTTCGCGGTCACCCAGGGCCCGCTGCCCGCCTCTAACCCCTCCTACCCTGGCTTCCCCGTCTCCAGTGCTCCCAGTGGTGCTCCCGCGCTGCCCTCGTTCCCGGGGCTGCAGGCCCCTTCCACGGTGGCAGTTGCCCCACTGCCGGTGGCTGCCTCGGCTCCATCGCCCGCGCCTGTGCTTCCCGGTTTCGCCTCCGCCTTCAGTTCTAACTTCAACTCCGCCCTGGTGGCACAAGCCGG TTTGTCATCTGGACTCCAAGCCGCAGGAAGCTCTGTTTTCCCAGGCCTTCTGTCCCTCCCAGGTATCCCTGGGTTTTCCCAGACTCCTTCACAGTCGTCCCTGCAAGAGctgcagcacagcacagctgcGCAGTCGGCTCTGCTACAGCAG